The Dasypus novemcinctus isolate mDasNov1 chromosome 2, mDasNov1.1.hap2, whole genome shotgun sequence genome includes a region encoding these proteins:
- the FAF2 gene encoding FAS-associated factor 2 has protein sequence MAAPEERDLTQEQTEKLLQFQDLTGIESMDQCRHTLEQHNWNIEAAVQDRLNEQEGVPSVFNPPPSRPLQVNTADHRIYSYVVSRPQPRGLLGWGYYLIMLPFRFTYYTILDIFRFALRFIRPDPRSRVTDPVGDIVSFMHSFEEKYGRAHPVFYQGTYSQALNDAKRELRFLLVYLHGDDHQDSDEFCRNTLCAPEVISLINTRMLFWACSTNKPEGYRVSQALRENTYPFLAMIMLKDRRMTVVGRLEGLIQPDDLINQLTFIMDANQTYLVSERLEREERNQTQVLRQQQDEAYLASLRADQEKERKKREEREQRRRKEEEVQQQKLAEERRRRNLQEEKERKLECLPPEPSPDDPESVKIIFKLPNDSRVERRFHFSQSLTVIHDFLFSLKESPEKFQIEANFPRRVLPCVPSEEWPNPPTLQEAGLSHTEVLFVQDLTDE, from the exons GATCTGACTGGCATAGAATCTATGGATCAATGTCGTCATACCTTGGAACAGCATAACTGGAACATAGAG gctgctgtACAGGACAGACTGAATGAGCAAGAGGGTGTACCAAGTGTTTTCAACCCACCTCCCTCCCGCCCCCTGCAGGTTAATACAGCAGACCACAGGATCTACAGCTATGTTGTCTCAAGACCACAACCAAGG GGGCTGCTTGGATGGGGTTATTACTTGATAATGCTTCCATTCCGGTTTACCTATTACACGATACTTGATATATTTAG GTTTGCGCTTCGTTTTATACGGCCTGACCCTCGCAGCCGGGTCACAGACCCTGTTGGGGACATTGTTTCATTTATGCACTCTTTTGAAGAGAAATATGGGAGGGCACACCCTGTCTTCTACCAGGGAACGTACAGCCAG GCACTTAATGATGCCAAGCGGGAGCTTCGTTTTCTTTTGGTTTACCTTCATGGAGATGATCACCAGGACTCTGATGAGTTCTGTCG CAACACCCTCTGTGCACCTGAAgttatttcattaataaacacCAGGATGCTGTTCTGGGCATGCTCCACAAACAAACCTGAGGGATACAGGG TATCCCAGGCTTTGCGAGAGAACACATATCCTTTCCTGGCCATGATTATGCTAAAGGATCGGAGGATGACTGTGGTGGGACGGTTAGAAGGCCTCATTCAACCCGACGACCTCATTAATCAACTGACGTTTATCATGGATGCAAACCAGACTTACTTGGTGTCAGAACGCCTAGAAAG GGAAGAAAGAAACCAGACCCAGGTGCTCAGACAACAGCAGGATGAGGCATACCTGGCCTCTCTCAGAGCTGaccaagagaaggaaaggaagaaacgCGAGGAGCGGGAACAGAGGCGGCGGAAGGAAGAGGAGGTGCAGCAGCAGAAGCTGGCAGAGGAGAGACGGCGACGG AATTtacaggaggaaaaagaaaggaagttggAGTGCCTGCCCCCGGAACCTTCCCCTGATGACCCTGAGAGCGTCAAGATCATTTTCAAATTACCCAATGATTCTCGAGTAGAGCGACGATTCCACTTTTCACAGTCTCTAACG GTAATCCATGACTTCTTATTCTCCTTAAAAGAAAGCCCTGAAAAGTTTCAAATTGAAGCCAACTTCCCCCGACGGGTGCTGCCCTGCGTCCCCTCAGAGGAGTGGCCCAATCCCCCCACCCTGCAGGAGGCCGGACTCAGCCACACAGAAGTTCTCTTTGTTCAGGACCTAACAGATGAATGa